A part of Chloroflexota bacterium genomic DNA contains:
- a CDS encoding FprA family A-type flavoprotein has translation MKPIEIRPGIWWVGINDRVTDLFEGLWPIREEGISYNSYLIKDEKTALIDLSKEMLSDDYLAQLAEVFDISTLDYVIINHMEPDHSGALTRLLELAPNAKLLGMPKAIDMLADFYGLTENTERLKNGQELNLGANTLRFVYTPFVHWPETMMTYLVEQKVLFPCDGFGGYGTLDGAIFDDTCADLGWYEAESLRYFTNIVAAFSKSVLSAIGKFADTPIEVVAPSHGLIWRKNPGRIVELYQRWSEYYGSPAEVGITALFGTMYRNTEHALSAALEGIASEGVPVTVHDVRKVDVSYILPDLWTKRGVLVAAPTYEGHMFPAMMDVLMMADRKRVKHKQAAYLGSYAWSGGAKKSFDEMAAKMEWETVNALDFIGGPQTLGLDRARELGVQLARAVKD, from the coding sequence ATGAAGCCGATTGAGATCCGACCAGGGATCTGGTGGGTCGGGATTAACGACCGAGTGACCGATCTCTTTGAGGGCCTTTGGCCGATCCGAGAAGAAGGAATTTCCTATAATTCCTATCTGATCAAGGATGAAAAGACCGCGCTGATTGATCTTTCCAAAGAAATGTTGAGCGACGACTATCTGGCCCAGTTGGCAGAAGTCTTCGATATCAGCACCCTGGATTATGTGATCATCAACCATATGGAGCCGGACCACAGCGGTGCGCTGACGCGGCTGCTGGAATTGGCACCGAATGCCAAGCTCCTGGGAATGCCCAAGGCGATTGACATGCTGGCTGATTTCTATGGCCTGACGGAAAACACCGAACGCCTGAAGAACGGCCAGGAATTAAACCTGGGCGCAAATACGCTGCGATTCGTCTATACCCCGTTCGTCCACTGGCCCGAGACCATGATGACCTATCTGGTGGAGCAGAAAGTGCTCTTTCCCTGTGATGGGTTTGGCGGTTATGGCACGCTGGACGGCGCGATTTTTGATGATACCTGCGCCGATCTCGGTTGGTATGAGGCGGAATCCCTGCGCTATTTCACCAATATTGTGGCGGCATTCAGTAAGTCCGTGCTGTCCGCAATTGGCAAGTTTGCCGACACCCCGATTGAGGTGGTGGCGCCTTCACATGGTCTGATCTGGCGCAAGAACCCCGGCCGGATCGTTGAGCTTTATCAACGCTGGTCGGAGTATTACGGCTCCCCCGCTGAAGTTGGGATCACAGCCCTGTTTGGCACGATGTATCGCAACACCGAACATGCCCTGAGTGCGGCCCTGGAAGGGATCGCTTCGGAAGGCGTCCCGGTGACGGTGCATGATGTGCGCAAGGTTGATGTCAGCTATATTCTGCCTGATCTCTGGACCAAACGTGGTGTGCTGGTGGCTGCCCCGACTTATGAAGGGCACATGTTCCCTGCCATGATGGATGTGCTGATGATGGCCGACCGCAAGCGCGTGAAGCATAAACAGGCGGCCTATCTTGGCAGTTATGCCTGGAGCGGCGGCGCAAAGAAAAGCTTTGACGAGATGGCGGCCAAGATGGAATGGGAAACCGTGAACGCTCTTGAT
- a CDS encoding ketose-bisphosphate aldolase, with amino-acid sequence MIVTTKKLFEHAYGKYAIGAYNINNLEQTVGLFRGNLQSKAPFIIQISKGARSYTDKLFLEGLIRSADEVFPEAIFAVHLDHGDEETCYDCIDSGFYSSVMIDASHESFDENIAITKRVVDAAHAKGIVVEAELGQLGGVEEHVKVDEADAKLTNPAQAKEFMERSGCDSLAVAIGTSHGAFKFSGSQSLHFDVLAEIQKQLPGFPLVMHGSSSVPQEEVARINAAGGDIKGAKGVDASQFREAATLGVTKINIDTDGRLVWTRVHREVFRDHPEVFDLRNPGKIFMQAYADFIAQKNDYLGSAGELESVREYLSK; translated from the coding sequence ATGATCGTTACGACTAAAAAACTGTTTGAGCATGCGTATGGTAAATATGCCATCGGCGCTTATAACATCAACAACCTGGAACAGACCGTCGGTTTATTCCGCGGCAACCTGCAATCAAAAGCCCCCTTCATTATCCAGATCAGCAAAGGCGCTCGTTCCTATACCGATAAACTATTCCTCGAAGGCCTGATCCGCAGCGCTGACGAAGTTTTCCCCGAGGCGATCTTCGCTGTGCATTTGGACCACGGCGACGAAGAAACCTGCTATGACTGCATCGACTCTGGCTTCTACAGCTCTGTGATGATTGACGCAAGCCATGAATCTTTTGATGAAAATATTGCAATTACCAAGCGTGTGGTGGATGCTGCGCATGCCAAGGGTATTGTGGTGGAAGCGGAACTCGGTCAGTTAGGTGGCGTGGAAGAGCATGTCAAGGTGGACGAAGCCGATGCCAAGCTCACTAACCCCGCTCAGGCGAAGGAATTTATGGAACGCTCCGGTTGTGACTCGCTGGCCGTTGCAATCGGCACCAGCCACGGCGCTTTCAAATTCTCCGGCAGCCAGTCCCTGCATTTCGACGTCCTTGCCGAAATCCAGAAACAGCTCCCCGGCTTCCCGCTGGTCATGCACGGTTCCAGCTCCGTCCCACAGGAAGAAGTGGCTCGGATTAACGCTGCTGGTGGGGACATCAAAGGCGCGAAGGGCGTGGATGCCAGCCAATTCCGCGAAGCTGCCACATTGGGCGTGACCAAGATCAACATCGACACCGACGGCCGCCTGGTTTGGACCCGCGTGCACCGTGAGGTTTTCCGTGACCATCCTGAGGTATTTGACCTGCGCAACCCCGGCAAGATCTTCATGCAAGCCTATGCCGATTTCATTGCTCAGAAGAACGACTACCTTGGCAGCGCCGGCGAACTGGAAAGTGTTCGCGAATACCTCTCCAAGTAG